The Chryseobacterium indologenes genomic sequence TCAGGGGTTCATCTGCAATAATTCCAAAGTAAACCGCATCAGAAGCCTCAAATTTATTTTCCAGAAAATTTTCCCATAGCAGTTCAATTTCTGCATTATTATAATGGGTATGCACGCTTTGATAAAAGACCTGGACCGGTTTCAGGTATATAATTTCGGGCTCCAGAAGGACACCTGAGGTTATCGGAACCAGCTCTGGGCCGCAAAGTAATCTTTCTTTACTGAGCTTGGCTTCCTTGGGAGAAATTCCAAAATGCTGTTTGAAAGCCTTGGAAAAAGATGCGATATTGGCAAATCCTACTTCAATACCGATGCTTGTAAGATTTTCTGTGGTATAGAGGATCCGTTTATAAGCGTTTTCCAACTTCAGCCTTTGCTGGAAAGCACCAATGGTCTCACCGCAACTGTATTTAAAAATACGCTGGATATTCCTGTATGAATAATGTGAAACGTCTTCCAGATCCTTTACTGAGATCTGTTGATCATAATTTTTCTCTATAAAATGAATGACTTTATAAATGCAGTTCAGGTTATCTTCCATAAACGGGTTACTTTCAGAGACAAACGATCCGGAGTAGACTGCAAATGTAAATAAAAAGGTCTACTTATTTTGGGTAGACCTTTTGTTTTCTGTTAAATTAGAATAGCATTTAGTTTCTTAAAAACTGTCCTATTCCTGTTGCATCAAAGGTAAATGCCGATTGATTCTCAGATTTATCGATTTTGCTGCTGATGGTTAATGCCCATAATACCAGTTCTTTGCAGAAGTTTTGATCTTCTGTGCCCAGTTCAGATGCATTTTCTTGAACGAGAGTCACTAAAGGAGAAATTTTATTCAGTTTCGCGTAAAATTCCTCATCCGTGTCATTGTAGTTGAGTTGAAGGTGGTTTTTATTAAACCATCTGATCAGATCGGTATAGGGTGTCTTAATATCTTCTTTTTCCAGTTTAGGAATGCGGGGAAACAGGCTTTCAAACTGTATCATCACAGCCTTATCAATTAAAATTTTTGCTACATAGTCGGCACCTTCCTGTTCACCTTCATACACCAGTTCAATTTTTCCTGTAATAGAAGGGATAATTGACATAAAATCAAGCAAGCGAACGGTAGTTTTTTCCGAGCCGGATTCGATAAGCCGTAATTTTGCTGCTGCAACCAGGTTTTCCATGGCGCTGATCGTTAAACGGGCACTCACCCCGCTTTTGGCATCCACGTATTCGCTGTCACGGGCCACGAAAGCTACTTCTTCCAGAAGATCTTTAGCCAGGTCAGGGATTTGAATCTGAGATCTGTCTTCCGCTGAAATCATGGCTTCCTGCTCAGTAATCTGGCGGGCCAAAGCAATGGTTTTAGGGTAGTGTGTGAAAATCTGAGATCCGATTCTGTCTTTCAAAGGAGTTACAATACTGCCACGGTTGGTATAGTCTTCAGGATTTGCAGTAAAGATAAATTGAATATCCAGCGGCATTCTCAATTGGAACCCGCGGATCTGAACGTCTCCTTCCTGCAAAATATTAAACAATGAAACCTGAATTCTGGCCTGCAGGTCGGGTAATTCATTCAGTACAAATATAGAACGATTGGCGCGGGGAATCATTCCGTAATGCAGAACCCGTTCATCAGAATAGGGTAATTTAAGCGTAGCCGCTTTGATAGGGTCTATATCACCGATAAGATCGGCAACATTGACATCAGGGGTCGCCAGTTTTTCAAAGAAGCGGTTGGAACGATGTACCCAGGAGATCGGAGTTTCATCACCCAATTCGGCAATGAGATCTCTGGCATATTTTGAAATAGGATGAAATGGGCTGTCGTTGATCTCAGATCCTTTTACCACGGGCATATATTCATCAAGCAGGTCAACCATACTTCTGGCAATTCTGGTTTTTGCCTGTCCGCGAAGACCCAATAAATTGATGTGGTGACCGGCAAGAATTGCTTTTTTCAACTGAGGAATAACAGTGTTTTCGTAGCCCCAGAGACCTTCAAATACGGGTTCTTTAGCCTTAATTCTCGAAATTAAATTGGCCTGAATTTCCTCGCTGATCGTTTTATCAGTATAGCCTGAGTCTTTTAATTCTTTAAATGTAATATCGTTTTTCATTTTCTTTTAAATACTAATTATCTGGATGAGATGTTTTTAGAGAGATGCTTTAGGGCAAATCTCACTATATTCTCTTTATTCTGTTTTTTTCGTAATCTTCAAAAATCATTTGTCCTAGACCTGAAAGGCCTGTCAGAAAGGCTTTTCCTTTATTCTGTGCGGTAAATGCTTCTACAAACTGACGCAGATAGGGATCCTGAGCGATCATAAACGTAGTAATCGGAATCTTTAGCTTCCGGGCCTGTGCGGCTCTGTTGAGACATTGGTTGACAATCATCTCATCCAGACCATAGCTGTTCATGTAAAATTCACCGGTTGGCAGCTGGATGCAGCTCGGTTTTCCATCGGTAATCATAAAAATCTGCTTATTGGTATTCCTTTTTCTGCGGAGAATATCCATGGCAAGTTCCAGGCCTGCAACCGTGTTGGTATGGTAGGGCCCTACTTTCAGATAAGGAAGGTCTTTGATTTTAATGGGCCATGCCTCATTTCCGAAAACAATAATATCGATGGAATCTTTTGGATATTTTCTCTTAATTAATTCCACTAAAGCCATCGCAACTTTTTTAGCCGGAGTAATGCGGTCTTCACCATATAAAATCATGGAATGGCTGATATCTATCATCAGTACAGTACTCATCTGGGCCTTGTGTCTGGTTTCCTCTATGATAAGGTCATCCTCTGTCAGTCGTAAATCTGAGATACCGTTGTTGACCTGAGCGTTCTTTAGACTTTCCGTCATATTGACTGTTGAGATATCATCTCCATATTGGAAAGACCGGTTTTCACCCTCACGTTCATCACCAATACCCGTTTTGGTTGTACGATGATTTCCTATACCGCTTTTTTCAGTTTTCCGAAAATCTGTTCCAGGGCGTATTCGCGTAATGCGGCTTCCAGTTTAGGAGTCAGTATATTTTTACCTTTTCCTGCTCCGGAATTACCATCTTCAGGGTCTTCTTCCTTGATATATCCTCTTTTCTTCAGATCCTCTTCAAAGTCGTGAATGGTATATTCATCATCAAAAATATCATATTCCTTATCCAGCATGTCAAGCCATTCGAAGGCCTCTTCAAGATCTCCGGAGGTATGGGTAAGTAAATCTCTGAAAATATCAAAAACCCTGTCAAAATTTGATAATTCTTCCGGAATATGTTTACTGAATGTAAAGCCATTCTGAAAATTAAGATTTTTGTTTTTCATAAAAAATGAAGCTGTTTGCTGTTATCTGATTTTGAATACCTGGTCATCCTTCCATCAGAAGTTTTCCGATCAAATTCATCAAAGTATTCAGAATTTTTTACTTTTTTAAATGATACAAGTTAGGAAATAATCATATCAAGATCCCGGATGATAAATAGAAAATACTAATGACTGCGATACGAAATGAATATATAAGGGGTTATCCTGCTTTCATTAATTTCTGATTTTACTGGGAATAATATTATATTTTCTCTTGAAAGCGGTGGAAAAATGTCTCGGATTTTTATAACCCATTCTTTCAGAAACCTCGTTGACATTTAATTCTCCGCTGATAAGTAATTTTTTCGCTTCTTCCATTTTGAGATCATTCCAGAAATTAAAGACGGTTGTTCCAAATAATTCTTTAAAGCCCTTTTTTAGGGTAAACTCATTGGTTCCTACCTGATGGGCAAGATCTGTGAGCGTACAATTTTTACTGAGATTAGCCACGATATAATCGCGGACTGCATGTATTTTTTCTTCATTCCGTTTGGAAACAGTTGATATTGAATCTTTAGTGCTGAAAAACTGTTCAAGCTGCAAAAGGAGCAGTTCTGTAATTTTGGCTTCGAGATAGATGCGTTTGAAAGTCCCTTTTCTGTTACAATGCATAATGTCAGTAAGGATCTGGTACATTTCTATACTTATCCGTCGGTGTTCAGGAACAATCAGGCACGAATTCCGGTCTTCAATAGCAGTTCTGAATGCCTCAAACAAACCAGAGTTTTCAGGAAGAAATTTTTTGAAAAAACCGGGAGCCAGGTTAATTTCCAGGATTTGCATATCATGTCCGTCGAACTCCATCTTGCCACACATCTGATGAGCATAGATAATATTGTGCTGATCGTTTTCAAAACAAATGATTTTCTGGAAATTTTCCGACTGCGCTGCGCTCTTACCACTGATCGTAAAATGCATTTCAACGCTGTCAAAATCACTTTCTATATACAGCATAAGCCGGCGGGCCAGAGAAACGTTTCCAAAACCAATATGAACATTCTCAAAACAAATCTCATGATAAAAACCATTTCCGATAGGAGGTTTTATATGAATAACTGATTCCCGGATCTGCCCGTCATTTTGGAAGAACGCGTCCGGGTATTCCTTTTCAATCAATGTCTGTTCCGTCTTTGCATCGTATAATCTTAATGTCATTGTTCTGGTGTTGGGTTAAAGTTTCCGTTTCGCGGACTTTTTATTCCGTTTCACATCCTCTCATATCCGGATTTACCTGATACTTTTGCACAAAGATAATTTTATTTAGAATTATTCTTAATAATAGAATTGCTTTTTATGAAAATTCATATAACGTGAAAAGAATATTGAGATAAAAAATAAGTGTAATACCAGATACGGATGATCATTGTTTGTAACAAACGTTATCGTATCATGCTTGGAAATTAAAGTATCAATGACTATCAAAACAAATAATTAATACATAATATGAAATATTCACAAAAAATAAACTGGTCTTTTGCCGCTGCCATTATCGTATCTCTTTGCTGGCTGATAGGCGATATATTTGTAGCAGGATTTGATCCTGATCCTGCTGATTATCCCTTATTTTCAAAAACGTATGCCGATCAGGCGGATGTAGAATTTGCCACTTTAATGTTGGAGGGTTCGGCATCACGGCTGATGTTTGGAGCTCTGATCGGAGCGCTTACAGGTCCGTTACTGTTGCCGGCAACCTGGCTGGTATATCAGTTTTTTAAGGACACTAAAAAATGGTATGCCGTCTTTGTCTATTGGGTTTTATTGGTAGGAGCGGTTTTATCTCCTTTAGGGCATGCAGGATTCTTTTATGTGGGAGAAATCTATAAAGCAGTATACCATACCGATCCCGTGGCGCATTCTTATCTTTTGGAAACGGGAAGAAACTTTATGAAAATGCTGAACATAGCCTGGGGAGCTGCGATTGGTGTCCTTGCTATCGGCTGGATTTCATTTGCAGTGTGTATTTTACTGAATAAAACCCTGCTTCCGAGATGGATGGCATTACTGACTCCTTTTATTCTGACTTTAATGATTATTCCGTTAAAAGGACTGTTACCACTTCCTTACTCAGGATGGGTGGGAGGAGCGATTTTCAATATCGCTTACACGATTTTCTTCAGTACATTGCTGTTTCTGTTCAGAAAAAGATTGGTTCATCGGTAGAACCTTTTCAAAAAATATTTGCTGAGAATGCAGGGTTTAAACATCTGATTGTCTCATTGTTATTGTTTTTTTTGTTATCGCATTGACTTTGATCTGATGAAAATGATACTTACAATATGGATAAAAAAGTTGTTAGTTTTGAGGAAGTAGGTCGTTGTAAAATGACGGGGATAAGCGTGCAGCAGGATAAAGTTCCTGATAAAAAATAGTGACATTGTCAAATATTTGATAGGCCCCAACTTTTGCCATCAATCTAAAAATATACCTATACACTAGGAAATTTTAAAACTTTAATTGAATTTTAATGTAAAAAAGAATTAAAATTTGTAAGTTTTATCTCATATTTACTATTATGACAAGACAAAAATTACTTTAACTTTGCTAATTAAATGATATACATTGATTAATGCAATTTAATTAATGATATTATATTATTTGGAATTAATAATAAACGAACTGAAGTAATTAAGAAATTAATTTAGCATATAAGTAAATATGGCCTACAAATTCTTAAATTTTAAATTGAGAAAGATTGTTCATTACTCATTAATTCTCTGTATTTTATTGATACAGGGGATTATTGCAATATTTTTTTATAACGAGTTTGTCAATGAAAAGAAACTGAAGTTTATTAAGACCCAGCTGGAGGAAAGCCGTGCGTTAGGCGGATTGACAGACAATTCGAGGAAAGATTTCATGGATGCGCAGGATCACCTCCAAAAATACATGATCAATCAGGATAATAAAGAGCTTGATCTGTATTTTCAATCACTCAGAAAACTTAAGAATAATTTTGACAAAATCGGGGAATATGAAAAGGCAAGTCCAAGGCTAAAAAATACTCTGGCTAAGCAGAAAATAGATACCCTGAAAGTGACCAGACTTAAAAGTCTCATGGATTCTGTGTACAAAACTTCTCTGAAGCCGCCGGTAAAGATGGATGAAAAGCCTTATGAACCTGAAAAATACAAAAATAATTTTGAAAACCTCAATATCCAGACTCGTACGTATGCAGATACGATAAAAAAGAAAGGATTCATGGGGCGTTTGAAAGATGCTATCACCGGTAAAGTAAATGTTCAGAAGGAAAGTACTGTGGTTACTTTAACGAATAATAAAACGGTTGACCTGTCTAATCTTAAATCGGAAGTGAGCAATGTGATGAAGTCTATGGACAAGCATTATGCTGCCGAAGTGAAGAAAGTACAGCTATACGCGGCCAGGAACCAGAGAAATAATATTCAGTTTTATAGTAATTTCAGCAAATTGCTAGTCTACAGTAACGGGCTTATTGATGTATACGAAAATGCAATCAGGGATTTTAAGTCGGAACTGGAAAAGGAATACAGCAAGCAGAGCTCTGCCAATAATAAAATAAGAACGTATCTCGTATTAGGGCTGATGGTCTTAATGTTTATCGTCTCTATTCTGATCATGTACTTTACCAGAGTTGCCTTTATCTATGAACGTAAGCTTAATGCTGAGAACGAAGAGATTAAAAATAACCTGAGTTTTAAAAACAGAATACTGGGAATGCTGAGCCATGATCTAAGGTCTCCGTTGAAAATCATCAATATCTTTATTGACAAAATTTACCGGACTACAGATGATGAGACCATAAAAGACTACCTGAAGTCGATCAAATTTACCAACAGTACGTTACTTCTGCAGTCTAATCAGATTCTGGAGTATACAAAGAATCAGGATGCAGAAAAAAAACTTATTAATACAGTTTTTAATCTTAAAGATGAAATCAGTTCTATTGTAAAGGTAATTACGCCGTATATAGAAACAAGGAATAATAAATTTGTTGTGACAGACAGAATTCCGGAAGGAACTATGGTCAATTCCGACAGTATCAGGATGAATCAGATCTTTATGAATATTCTGGGAAATGCTAATAAGTTTACAGAAAACGGACAGATTGATCTTACCATGATTACAGAAACCATTGGCGAGCACAAGATTGCTTTTACAACAACAGTGGCCGACACGGGAATCGGGATATCGGAGTCTGATCTGAAGAAAATCTTTGAACCCTATTATCAGGGAACAGTATCTGATGAGGTAGATAATCTCGGGGCAGGTCTGGGACTTAATCTTTGCAAGGAAATTGTAGAGCTTTTCGATGGTGATATATCCATCTCCAGTAAGCTGCACAAAGGTACGAAGATAACATTCAAGTTAATTTTAAATACTAATAATAATGGAGTTACCAATTGAAAATAGAGAAATAATTTTTCTTTTAGCAGATGATCATAGTATTGTGCGACAGGGAATGGAGATTGTAATCAGCGATATAGCTCCCAATGCGAAGGTGTACCATACATCATCGTTACAGCAGATCACAGAACTGGTGGAGTCTAAAGATATTGAAATGGCTGTCATTGATGCCCATTTTCCGGATGGGAACAGCCTGCATATTATTCCTGAAATCAAAAAAGTAAATCCGGCTATTAAAATTTTGATTTTTACCGGACTTGAAGAGGATCTGTATGCCTTAAAATTTATCAAAGCCGGAGCTAATGGGTATCTTAGTAAATTAAGCGAAGAAGAAGAGGTAAGGGAAGGTCTCACACAGTTTATCAAAAAAGGAGAATATTTCTCTGATACAGTCCGAAAATTGTTGGTACAATTTATCTACAATCCTGATCTGATAAGTCCGCTGAGTCCTTTAACCAAACGGGAACTGGAAATTGCAGAAATTTATGCCGATGGATACGGAAACCTTGAGATCGCCAATCAACTGAATATAAAGCAGAATACCGTAAGTACCATCAAGAAAAATATATTTGAGAAATTAAAAATAGAAAACCTGGTGGAGCTCATAGACCTCATTAAAACACATCATAAAATATAAATTTCCACGTCTTTTATCAGACTTTTTTTTTCGTCAAAATTTCAGCATCGATAAATATCTATAAGGTGTCCGACATGTATCGAGTGGTATTATAGGGGATCATATGCTCTAATGTCGTTACTTTGTATTATAAAATTTACCAAATGAGAAAAACGCAAAATTAAAAGTATATTTTACTTATTTGCAATCAGGTAAATCATTATGACTATACAAATAATAAACTATAGTAATATACGACTACAAATGATGAAAAAAATAAATAAAAGCGTATAAAACACAAAAAGAAGTTAAAAAACAGGCCTTATAAGTCAAGTTCCTAAAAAAGGAGGCGGGAGAGGCCTCCTTTTTTTATGTCTATATTTTTGCTCATCCAATTCTCTTTTTTATCAAATGATAAACAATATTGAAACATATCTCTTTAGCTTTGCAACAAAAAAATGGCTGGAGAAACAGATTTGGCGGTATTGCTTCAACATATGGAACCCGTATTGAATCCGGGAGAGTATGTGTTCTGCAACATGGAGAACCTGGACAGAATTCCCGGTATGGATGAGATATTATTTTTCTTTCGGGAAAAGGAGGCGGTTACAGTTGTGTTGAAAAAGAAACTGCCGACCAACGGAATCTTCAATATAGCTATATTTCCTCATGGATAACTTTAAGTATTCATTCTTCGCTAGAAGCTGTAGGGCTAACAGCAGCTTTTGCCAACGCTCTGAAACATCAAAACATTAGTTGTAATGTTGTGGCAGCGTATTTCCATGATCATATTTTTGTTGCGAAAGCAGATGCTGAAAAGGCGATGGAGGCTTTACATAAGCTGAGCAAACCATAATGTTATTCAACGTTGCTACAGAAAATTCAAATCATAAGATTGGAAATTGTATCCACTCGGCATTTAATTTTTTCAAAATAATTTTCAGCTTTCCTAATGTCTGATTAAATCCCGGATATGTCCTGTTTAACCTGTTTGTAGATGTTTTGCCTGTTGGCAGAGACTATGTTTGCACTATCAATTAAAAATAAACAACAATGAAAGCAATCAGAAAAATCTCCGTCGCAAGCATGTTATGTTTAACTCTTTTCACGGTAGTGACAATGTCCTGCAGGGAAGAAAATGAACCTCCCACGATTCAGGAGGTACAGGGTGACAGCCATCAAACCGCCAAAACCAGATATGTAGAGGTAAAGGGAAATGCATTTGCCTACCGTATTCTGGGGAAAGATCAGGGAATTCCTATCGTTTTATTACCGGGGCTGGGAGGATCCATGGACGACTGGGATCCTGCCGTAACAGACGGCCTGGCCAAAGAGTACAAAGTCATTTTGTTTGATAATAAAGGAGTCGCGGCTTCAAAGGGAGTTACCCCGAATACAATTCAGGGAATGGCAGATGATGCTATCGATTTTATGAAAGCTCTGAATTTGGCTAAAGTAAATATCATGGGCTTTTCAATGGGGGGATTTGTGGC encodes the following:
- a CDS encoding sigma 54-interacting transcriptional regulator, giving the protein MKNDITFKELKDSGYTDKTISEEIQANLISRIKAKEPVFEGLWGYENTVIPQLKKAILAGHHINLLGLRGQAKTRIARSMVDLLDEYMPVVKGSEINDSPFHPISKYARDLIAELGDETPISWVHRSNRFFEKLATPDVNVADLIGDIDPIKAATLKLPYSDERVLHYGMIPRANRSIFVLNELPDLQARIQVSLFNILQEGDVQIRGFQLRMPLDIQFIFTANPEDYTNRGSIVTPLKDRIGSQIFTHYPKTIALARQITEQEAMISAEDRSQIQIPDLAKDLLEEVAFVARDSEYVDAKSGVSARLTISAMENLVAAAKLRLIESGSEKTTVRLLDFMSIIPSITGKIELVYEGEQEGADYVAKILIDKAVMIQFESLFPRIPKLEKEDIKTPYTDLIRWFNKNHLQLNYNDTDEEFYAKLNKISPLVTLVQENASELGTEDQNFCKELVLWALTISSKIDKSENQSAFTFDATGIGQFLRN
- a CDS encoding HAMP domain-containing histidine kinase; this encodes MAYKFLNFKLRKIVHYSLILCILLIQGIIAIFFYNEFVNEKKLKFIKTQLEESRALGGLTDNSRKDFMDAQDHLQKYMINQDNKELDLYFQSLRKLKNNFDKIGEYEKASPRLKNTLAKQKIDTLKVTRLKSLMDSVYKTSLKPPVKMDEKPYEPEKYKNNFENLNIQTRTYADTIKKKGFMGRLKDAITGKVNVQKESTVVTLTNNKTVDLSNLKSEVSNVMKSMDKHYAAEVKKVQLYAARNQRNNIQFYSNFSKLLVYSNGLIDVYENAIRDFKSELEKEYSKQSSANNKIRTYLVLGLMVLMFIVSILIMYFTRVAFIYERKLNAENEEIKNNLSFKNRILGMLSHDLRSPLKIINIFIDKIYRTTDDETIKDYLKSIKFTNSTLLLQSNQILEYTKNQDAEKKLINTVFNLKDEISSIVKVITPYIETRNNKFVVTDRIPEGTMVNSDSIRMNQIFMNILGNANKFTENGQIDLTMITETIGEHKIAFTTTVADTGIGISESDLKKIFEPYYQGTVSDEVDNLGAGLGLNLCKEIVELFDGDISISSKLHKGTKITFKLILNTNNNGVTN
- a CDS encoding response regulator transcription factor — encoded protein: MELPIENREIIFLLADDHSIVRQGMEIVISDIAPNAKVYHTSSLQQITELVESKDIEMAVIDAHFPDGNSLHIIPEIKKVNPAIKILIFTGLEEDLYALKFIKAGANGYLSKLSEEEEVREGLTQFIKKGEYFSDTVRKLLVQFIYNPDLISPLSPLTKRELEIAEIYADGYGNLEIANQLNIKQNTVSTIKKNIFEKLKIENLVELIDLIKTHHKI
- a CDS encoding helix-turn-helix transcriptional regulator; translation: MTLRLYDAKTEQTLIEKEYPDAFFQNDGQIRESVIHIKPPIGNGFYHEICFENVHIGFGNVSLARRLMLYIESDFDSVEMHFTISGKSAAQSENFQKIICFENDQHNIIYAHQMCGKMEFDGHDMQILEINLAPGFFKKFLPENSGLFEAFRTAIEDRNSCLIVPEHRRISIEMYQILTDIMHCNRKGTFKRIYLEAKITELLLLQLEQFFSTKDSISTVSKRNEEKIHAVRDYIVANLSKNCTLTDLAHQVGTNEFTLKKGFKELFGTTVFNFWNDLKMEEAKKLLISGELNVNEVSERMGYKNPRHFSTAFKRKYNIIPSKIRN
- a CDS encoding AraC family transcriptional regulator — translated: MEDNLNCIYKVIHFIEKNYDQQISVKDLEDVSHYSYRNIQRIFKYSCGETIGAFQQRLKLENAYKRILYTTENLTSIGIEVGFANIASFSKAFKQHFGISPKEAKLSKERLLCGPELVPITSGVLLEPEIIYLKPVQVFYQSVHTHYNNAEIELLWENFLENKFEASDAVYFGIIADEPLIKTEISCRYDACVSVQASNKKLPSKTILGGKYARFIHTGSYDTIDETYTKIYSRWIFNSGLEFSHSPIIEKYERHAAIAGNEEEQLTYILLPLK